A genomic stretch from Ureibacillus composti includes:
- the rpmJ gene encoding 50S ribosomal protein L36 — protein MKVRPSVKPICEKCKVIRRRGKVMVICENPKHKQKQG, from the coding sequence ATGAAAGTGAGACCATCTGTGAAACCGATCTGCGAAAAATGTAAAGTAATTCGCCGACGCGGTAAAGTAATGGTAATCTGTGAAAATCCTAAACATAAACAAAAACAAGGATAA
- the infA gene encoding translation initiation factor IF-1 translates to MAKDDVIEVEGTVVETLPNAMFKVELENGHTVLAHVSGKIRMHFIRILPGDKVTIELSPYDLTRGRITYRFK, encoded by the coding sequence ATGGCGAAAGACGATGTAATTGAAGTCGAAGGAACAGTTGTTGAGACTTTGCCAAACGCGATGTTTAAGGTAGAATTAGAAAATGGGCATACGGTGCTTGCACACGTTTCTGGAAAGATTCGTATGCATTTCATCCGAATTTTACCTGGAGATAAGGTTACAATAGAGTTATCTCCTTATGATTTAACTCGCGGTCGAATCACATACCGTTTTAAATAA